A single Lactuca sativa cultivar Salinas chromosome 8, Lsat_Salinas_v11, whole genome shotgun sequence DNA region contains:
- the LOC128128189 gene encoding leucine aminopeptidase 2, chloroplastic-like produces MKPYLKLIGSLNLGGGPELEKKLKYTEHVCSGVILGKELVNAPPNVLTPGVSAEEAEKIASTIDCDKLSDIGSEYEGEDCQTC; encoded by the exons ATGAAGCCGTATCTCAAGTTAATTGGCTCTCTTAACCTTGGAGGTGGACCCGAGTTAGAAAAGAAACTCAAGTACACAGAGCATGTTTGCTCAGGGGTAATTTTGGGAAAAGAGCTTGTAAATGCACCTCCCAATGTACTTACCCCTG GGGTATCAGCGGAAGAAGCTGAAAAGATTGCTTCAACAATCGATTGTGATAAGTTATCTGATATAGGTTCCGAGTATGAAGGGGAAGATTGTCAAACTTGTTGA